Proteins found in one Candidatus Gastranaerophilales bacterium genomic segment:
- a CDS encoding septal ring lytic transglycosylase RlpA family protein: MIINKKFSSLLKCFLLVCLMTILSFDFNVMAEEAEPAMLEHSVPVKTVKYTPASKDRGHIIYIDNVQAIWIMKDLNGFSSEQRAKIAARKLNDFLASGQDPKVIRPVKNANATYLKAGDEIIITVDDVNAKAVGVSVHELAYSWANNTRKALGAPALKKDYQEMTRGYSSNVNSRYIGHTMVGMASWYGGQFHGRRASDGSRFNKEEYTAAHRIYPFGTLVKVTNLKNHKTCVVKITDRGPYAHGRIIDLSKKSAEDLGILKSGVGKVKLEVVGSY; the protein is encoded by the coding sequence ATGATTATTAACAAAAAGTTTAGTTCTTTGTTAAAGTGCTTTTTGCTGGTATGTTTGATGACTATTTTATCTTTTGATTTTAATGTAATGGCGGAAGAAGCGGAACCTGCTATGCTTGAACATTCTGTTCCCGTAAAAACGGTCAAATATACCCCGGCTTCTAAAGACAGGGGGCATATTATTTATATTGATAATGTTCAGGCTATATGGATTATGAAAGATTTAAACGGTTTTTCAAGTGAACAGAGGGCTAAAATTGCAGCACGGAAGTTAAATGATTTTTTAGCGTCAGGTCAAGACCCTAAAGTTATTCGTCCCGTTAAGAATGCTAATGCCACTTATTTAAAAGCCGGTGATGAAATAATAATAACGGTAGATGATGTTAATGCTAAAGCAGTAGGGGTTTCTGTTCATGAATTGGCTTATAGCTGGGCAAATAATACAAGAAAAGCTTTAGGCGCTCCGGCTCTGAAAAAAGATTATCAGGAAATGACAAGGGGCTATTCTTCGAATGTTAACAGCCGCTATATAGGTCATACTATGGTTGGTATGGCATCTTGGTACGGCGGACAGTTTCACGGAAGACGCGCTTCTGACGGCAGCAGATTTAATAAAGAAGAATATACCGCAGCTCACAGAATTTACCCTTTTGGTACTTTGGTTAAAGTTACAAATTTAAAAAATCATAAAACTTGCGTTGTTAAAATTACTGACCGCGGACCTTACGCGCACGGGAGAATTATTGATTTGTCCAAAAAGTCCGCAGAAGATTTAGGTATCCTGAAAAGCGGCGTAGGTAAGGTAAAGCTTGAAGTCGTAGGGTCTTATTAG
- a CDS encoding S-layer homology domain-containing protein: MKNRRLNIAAALSFGVLVIASPGYCMDSANTASNCIDEIEIISVKDDVQFVTDDRIADCGCPKPFAMPSSVRVNTETGAAAGLDCDPCKKPEIPSPCCDNEVMDFVEVSPACPCPVVIDPCDPCDPCDVSPACPCPVVKDPCNSCNPCAEPVADPCPVPKCNTNQLGPDCAVSPGYVKGSDKEIQVYAYPKNVYGVPSIFASESTAMGLGGATVAGTSDSKGIMVSENEPIGGNVITGAAAGLPTINKKGCDLDLSGNVNSTAPKGCPLTIHSNSSMQVVEKSFDKIDLVKTTGAATPLTNSFKDISPSYWAANDINRLAAAQVVAGYPDHTFKPDRYVTRAEFTSLVVSGLNYQGEPYYDKAIFSDVPQSHWANKVIDKGVNGGLVAGYPDGRFKPNANVTRAEALVTMAKSLSPCDMDDCKAEQILSKYSDASSIPAWSKVPVAKAIQAGLLNTCPETNTLRANDEATRAEIVAMLATARVAIGIDAAPIACGCAETGAAAYVETDEIMQVPTLKVKFDDSISARENQAGESFRARSTECIKIDGKLYPEGSLVRGKIVEVVRPTKDSQGALKVVFTEIKNEDMSSPLPQEVLAVQVLENHKPNVVSRIAKTPFTWAGSIIGNTARTLGGALVVAGNGAEAASGNFGTGMGELFQGKLGSAFKSYGQSAVALVKAPIDVTRTGLSGVAGLVDITTDEIAFVIASDGTKISQINPNEVVQVAFGVCDK; this comes from the coding sequence ATGAAAAATAGAAGACTTAACATCGCAGCTGCATTATCTTTCGGAGTTTTAGTCATAGCTAGCCCCGGTTATTGTATGGATAGTGCGAATACTGCCTCAAATTGTATCGATGAGATTGAAATTATTTCAGTCAAAGATGATGTGCAATTTGTTACAGACGACAGAATTGCCGATTGCGGATGCCCAAAACCATTTGCAATGCCAAGTAGTGTTAGAGTTAACACAGAAACAGGTGCCGCAGCAGGATTAGATTGTGATCCTTGCAAAAAACCTGAAATACCCAGTCCTTGTTGTGATAATGAAGTAATGGACTTTGTAGAAGTATCGCCGGCATGTCCTTGCCCGGTTGTAATTGATCCTTGTGACCCTTGCGACCCTTGCGACGTATCACCTGCATGCCCTTGTCCGGTTGTTAAAGACCCTTGTAACTCTTGTAACCCTTGTGCAGAACCGGTCGCTGATCCCTGTCCCGTCCCTAAATGCAACACAAACCAATTAGGACCGGACTGTGCTGTATCACCGGGATATGTAAAAGGCTCGGACAAAGAAATACAGGTTTATGCTTATCCTAAAAACGTGTACGGCGTACCGTCAATATTTGCCAGTGAATCAACTGCAATGGGCTTAGGCGGCGCAACAGTTGCCGGCACAAGTGATTCTAAAGGCATAATGGTAAGCGAAAATGAACCTATAGGCGGCAACGTAATTACGGGTGCTGCGGCAGGCTTACCAACAATTAATAAAAAAGGATGTGATCTTGACCTGAGCGGTAATGTAAACAGTACTGCTCCTAAAGGCTGTCCTTTGACTATCCACTCTAATTCCAGTATGCAGGTTGTAGAAAAATCTTTTGACAAGATAGACCTTGTAAAAACAACGGGTGCAGCAACACCTCTTACAAACTCTTTTAAAGATATTTCCCCTTCTTACTGGGCAGCTAATGATATTAACAGATTAGCCGCTGCACAAGTAGTAGCAGGATATCCCGACCATACATTTAAACCTGACAGATATGTTACAAGAGCAGAGTTCACAAGCCTTGTTGTATCAGGATTAAATTATCAGGGTGAACCTTACTATGATAAAGCTATCTTTAGCGATGTACCGCAATCACACTGGGCTAATAAAGTTATAGATAAAGGCGTTAACGGCGGGTTAGTCGCAGGATATCCTGACGGCAGATTTAAACCTAATGCAAATGTAACAAGAGCGGAAGCTTTGGTTACAATGGCAAAATCATTAAGTCCTTGTGATATGGATGATTGTAAAGCTGAACAAATTTTATCTAAATATTCAGACGCTTCTTCCATCCCTGCTTGGAGTAAAGTTCCTGTAGCAAAAGCTATTCAGGCAGGTTTGTTAAATACTTGTCCGGAAACAAATACTTTAAGAGCAAATGATGAAGCAACAAGAGCAGAAATCGTAGCAATGTTAGCTACTGCAAGAGTTGCAATAGGTATTGATGCTGCTCCTATAGCTTGCGGTTGTGCTGAAACAGGTGCTGCTGCTTACGTTGAAACCGACGAAATTATGCAAGTACCAACATTAAAAGTAAAATTTGACGACAGTATTTCTGCAAGAGAAAATCAGGCAGGAGAATCATTCCGCGCCCGTTCAACAGAATGTATCAAGATAGATGGCAAGCTTTATCCCGAAGGTTCTTTAGTAAGAGGTAAAATTGTTGAAGTTGTAAGACCGACAAAAGACTCTCAAGGTGCTTTAAAAGTTGTATTTACAGAAATTAAGAATGAAGATATGAGCTCACCTCTGCCTCAGGAAGTACTTGCCGTTCAAGTTCTTGAAAACCACAAACCTAATGTAGTATCAAGAATTGCGAAGACACCATTCACATGGGCAGGTTCTATTATAGGTAATACAGCAAGAACGCTTGGCGGCGCATTAGTTGTCGCAGGTAACGGCGCAGAAGCTGCTTCAGGTAATTTTGGTACAGGTATGGGAGAACTCTTCCAGGGTAAACTCGGCTCTGCATTCAAGAGTTACGGCCAATCAGCGGTTGCCTTGGTTAAAGCTCCTATAGATGTTACAAGAACAGGCCTTAGCGGTGTAGCGGGACTTGTTGACATTACTACAGACGAAATCGCATTCGTAATTGCTTCTGACGGTACAAAGATTTCTCAAATCAATCCTAATGAAGTTGTACAAGTTGCCTTTGGCGTATGTGACAAATAA
- a CDS encoding 5-formyltetrahydrofolate cyclo-ligase, with translation MNSKKELRNPAKEIRSKINMHDISKLIIAKLLNTSVWQNSKNIALYYPFGSEINLTPLFDENKNFYLPKIFGDTMNFCPYKTGDVLKENIYGIKEPQTEVIAPKITDLIILPALMADVNGNRLGYGKGYYDKFLTLNKIKAAKVVLIPHELLLENLPCDTWDVKSDLIITQFHVYEIINK, from the coding sequence ATGAATTCAAAAAAAGAATTAAGAAATCCGGCTAAAGAAATTCGCAGCAAAATTAATATGCATGATATAAGCAAACTTATTATTGCCAAACTGCTGAATACTTCCGTATGGCAAAATTCAAAAAATATTGCACTATACTACCCTTTTGGAAGCGAAATAAACTTAACCCCGTTATTTGATGAAAATAAAAATTTTTATCTGCCTAAAATATTCGGTGATACAATGAACTTTTGTCCTTACAAAACAGGTGATGTTTTGAAAGAGAATATTTACGGCATAAAAGAGCCTCAAACAGAAGTAATAGCCCCAAAAATAACAGACTTGATTATTCTCCCCGCGCTTATGGCAGATGTCAACGGCAACAGACTGGGATACGGGAAGGGTTATTACGATAAGTTTTTAACGCTCAACAAGATTAAAGCGGCTAAAGTTGTGTTAATACCGCATGAATTGCTACTGGAAAACCTCCCTTGTGATACTTGGGACGTGAAATCAGACCTTATAATTACCCAATTTCATGTTTATGAGATAATTAATAAGTAA
- the aroF gene encoding 3-deoxy-7-phosphoheptulonate synthase has product MLIVMKSSASDEQIGYVVKIIKANGFDAHISKGDIHTVIGAVGGRSIDAREFELIDSVEKIIKISSGYKLVSRTFQPNDTVIKIKDIEIGGERLALIAGPCSVESYEQVDATAGALQKIGVRILRGGAFKPRTSPYAFQGLGEEGLKILREVADKYNMIVTSEIMDISQIPLFLKYIDILQVGARNMQNFNLLKELGHLDKPVMLKRGLSATIEEWLMSAEYIMSGGNREIILCERGIRTFEPMTRNTLDISAIPIVKKLSHLPIFTDPSHATGLRDKVAPMSLASISAGCDGLIVEVHHNPECALCDGAQSLYPKQFEELYSQIRAIAPIVKRSL; this is encoded by the coding sequence ATGCTTATAGTAATGAAATCATCTGCTTCTGATGAGCAGATAGGTTATGTTGTAAAAATAATAAAAGCAAACGGATTTGATGCACATATTTCAAAAGGCGATATACACACCGTAATAGGTGCTGTAGGCGGCAGAAGCATTGATGCTCGTGAATTTGAGCTAATCGACAGTGTAGAAAAAATAATAAAAATATCTTCAGGTTACAAGCTTGTAAGCAGAACATTCCAGCCTAATGATACCGTTATTAAAATAAAGGACATTGAAATAGGCGGGGAAAGACTTGCTCTCATAGCAGGTCCATGCAGTGTAGAATCTTATGAACAGGTAGATGCTACAGCCGGTGCACTCCAAAAAATCGGTGTAAGAATTTTAAGAGGCGGCGCTTTTAAACCCAGAACATCTCCCTACGCTTTTCAGGGGTTAGGCGAAGAAGGATTGAAAATCTTAAGAGAAGTAGCCGATAAATACAACATGATTGTAACATCTGAAATAATGGATATTTCCCAAATTCCCCTGTTTCTAAAGTATATTGATATATTGCAGGTAGGCGCAAGGAACATGCAAAACTTTAACCTGCTAAAAGAACTCGGGCATCTTGATAAACCTGTTATGTTAAAAAGGGGATTAAGTGCAACGATTGAAGAATGGCTTATGTCAGCAGAATATATTATGTCAGGCGGTAACAGAGAAATTATACTTTGCGAAAGAGGTATAAGAACATTTGAACCTATGACACGTAATACTCTTGATATTTCTGCTATTCCTATAGTAAAAAAATTAAGCCACCTGCCGATTTTTACAGACCCGAGTCATGCAACGGGTCTTCGCGATAAAGTTGCACCCATGTCTTTAGCATCAATTTCTGCAGGTTGCGACGGATTAATAGTAGAAGTACATCATAATCCTGAATGTGCATTATGCGACGGAGCACAATCTCTTTATCCCAAGCAATTTGAAGAATTATACTCACAAATAAGAGCAATAGCACCAATAGTTAAGCGTAGTTTATGA
- the dapB gene encoding 4-hydroxy-tetrahydrodipicolinate reductase — MIKVLVSGACGRMGSEVVRAVDASEDIQLIGAVDVIKIGEDIGSIALNKPNGIQVQNNLKEAVITLKPDVVVDFTDPNSVFTNAKLIFEAGARPVIGTTGLKEEEIAELKSISKSRNLSGMIAPNFTTGAVLMMMFAKMAAKYFDNAEIIEYHHNKKKDAPSGTAIKTAQLMAEAKENFTNGNIDDIELIKGSRGGTAPSDIHIHSVRMPGYMASQEVLFGSLGQILSIRHDSVDRKCYMDGVLMSIRYVCANNEFVYGLDNIL; from the coding sequence ATGATTAAAGTTTTGGTATCAGGCGCCTGCGGCAGGATGGGAAGCGAAGTTGTAAGAGCTGTTGATGCGTCTGAAGATATACAGCTTATCGGAGCCGTAGATGTCATAAAAATCGGCGAGGATATCGGCAGCATAGCTTTAAATAAACCAAACGGAATACAGGTGCAAAATAATCTTAAAGAAGCTGTAATTACCCTAAAACCTGATGTAGTTGTTGATTTTACCGACCCAAACAGTGTATTTACAAACGCAAAACTGATTTTTGAAGCAGGCGCAAGACCTGTTATCGGTACTACGGGGTTAAAAGAAGAAGAAATAGCAGAACTAAAGTCTATTTCCAAAAGCAGGAATTTATCGGGAATGATAGCTCCAAACTTCACTACAGGCGCTGTTCTAATGATGATGTTTGCAAAAATGGCGGCAAAGTACTTTGACAATGCGGAAATTATCGAATATCACCACAATAAGAAAAAAGATGCGCCCTCAGGCACTGCAATTAAAACAGCTCAGCTTATGGCTGAAGCAAAAGAGAATTTTACTAACGGAAACATTGATGATATAGAGTTAATCAAGGGTTCCCGGGGAGGAACAGCTCCGTCTGATATCCATATTCATTCTGTAAGAATGCCGGGGTATATGGCATCTCAGGAAGTATTATTCGGCTCATTAGGTCAAATTCTTTCCATAAGACACGACAGTGTTGACAGAAAATGCTATATGGACGGCGTTTTAATGAGCATCAGATATGTATGTGCCAACAATGAATTTGTGTATGGTTTAGATAATATTTTATGA
- the rpmJ gene encoding 50S ribosomal protein L36 has translation MKVRASVRQMCEHCKVIKRKGRVAIICENPKHKQRQG, from the coding sequence ATGAAAGTTAGAGCATCAGTTAGACAAATGTGTGAACACTGCAAAGTTATTAAAAGAAAAGGCAGAGTGGCAATTATTTGTGAAAACCCGAAGCATAAACAAAGACAGGGATAG
- the infA gene encoding translation initiation factor IF-1, with protein sequence MSKEVIEFEGTIQESLPNAMFKVVLENGHQVLAHISGKIRKNFIRILPGDKVKVELTPYDLTRGRITYRLKG encoded by the coding sequence ATGTCAAAAGAAGTAATAGAATTTGAAGGAACAATACAAGAGTCTTTGCCTAATGCTATGTTTAAGGTTGTATTAGAAAACGGTCATCAGGTTTTAGCTCATATTTCCGGAAAAATCAGAAAAAACTTTATTAGGATATTACCGGGAGATAAAGTGAAAGTTGAACTTACCCCGTATGACTTAACAAGAGGACGCATAACATATAGATTGAAAGGATAA